In a single window of the Chromatiales bacterium 21-64-14 genome:
- a CDS encoding flagellar hook-associated protein FlgK: MADLLSIGASALLADQTLLNTVSQNIANVNTPSYSRQRVNLTPQQAQFTGAGYIGSGVQVSGVQRVYDQFLNNQVVTNTSAQNQLQQLYQLSSQVDNLLGTSGSGVTTAVQNFFNSVQDVANSPTSTATREALLGSGQSVVQTFNTLSAQLTSLDSGVNQNLTNAASNITSLAQGIAQLNQQIVNAQAAGQGVSPNDLLDQRDALVTQLAQQVGVTTSTESNGALDVSIGSGQSLVVGLKAATLATVNNSVNPSRKDITLTFGSQSVVVTNQITGGQVGGMLQFRTNVLDPALNGLGRVAIGLAGTFNKQQQLGMDLNGQLGGNFFTVPQPQVLPNPGNSGSISVGFSNVGNLTTSDYTLAYNGSSYTLTRLSDGKNIPMSGAGTSTNPFVADGLSIVVGPGAAAGDQYLIQPTRLGAAQIGMAITDPSKVAAAAPVQINAATNSTGTPTNAGSGSFTNVAATTASGLPLSSNVTFTYDATAKVFNYSGAVSGSFAYDPTVDSGKTFSAGGIQFTVTGTPATGDQFVMSNNTSGSGDNSNAVLLAGLQSQPLLASGTATYSDTYGQVVANIGSQTQQANIAQQAQTALLQQAQQARDSVSGVNLDEEAANMIKFQQAYQAAAQVISVSNTLFQSLLSAVR; this comes from the coding sequence ATGGCCGACCTGCTGAGTATCGGGGCCTCCGCGCTCCTCGCGGACCAGACGTTGCTGAATACCGTTAGCCAAAATATAGCTAACGTCAATACGCCGAGCTATTCCCGCCAACGGGTGAATCTGACTCCCCAGCAGGCGCAGTTTACCGGTGCGGGTTACATCGGTAGCGGTGTGCAGGTGAGCGGGGTTCAGCGCGTCTACGATCAATTTCTTAACAATCAGGTGGTGACCAATACTTCCGCACAGAATCAGTTGCAGCAGCTCTACCAGCTGTCGAGCCAAGTGGACAATTTGTTGGGCACGAGCGGTTCAGGTGTCACTACCGCCGTCCAAAACTTCTTCAATTCCGTGCAGGATGTGGCCAATAGCCCCACGTCCACCGCTACCCGGGAGGCCTTGTTGGGTAGCGGCCAATCCGTGGTGCAGACCTTCAATACCCTGAGTGCTCAGCTCACCAGCCTGGACAGCGGCGTCAATCAGAACCTGACGAACGCGGCGTCGAATATTACCAGCCTTGCCCAGGGAATCGCGCAGTTGAACCAGCAGATCGTCAACGCGCAGGCCGCGGGCCAGGGCGTGAGCCCCAACGATCTCCTGGATCAGCGTGATGCCCTGGTAACCCAGCTCGCCCAGCAGGTTGGAGTCACTACCAGCACGGAGAGCAATGGAGCACTGGATGTCTCCATTGGAAGTGGCCAGTCTCTGGTGGTGGGGCTGAAGGCCGCCACCCTCGCCACGGTCAACAACTCTGTGAACCCTTCCCGGAAGGACATCACCCTGACCTTTGGTAGCCAGTCGGTGGTCGTGACCAATCAGATCACTGGGGGGCAGGTGGGCGGCATGCTGCAGTTCCGTACGAACGTGCTGGATCCCGCCCTCAACGGGCTAGGCCGCGTCGCTATCGGATTGGCCGGTACCTTCAACAAGCAGCAGCAACTGGGTATGGACCTAAATGGTCAGCTCGGCGGTAATTTCTTTACCGTGCCCCAGCCACAGGTTTTGCCGAATCCCGGTAATAGCGGATCGATCAGCGTCGGGTTCAGCAATGTCGGCAATCTAACGACTTCAGACTATACGTTGGCTTACAACGGGAGCAGTTACACCCTGACCCGGCTTAGTGACGGGAAGAATATTCCAATGTCCGGCGCCGGGACGTCGACCAACCCGTTCGTTGCCGATGGCTTGAGTATCGTGGTGGGGCCGGGAGCGGCCGCCGGCGATCAGTACCTGATCCAGCCCACGCGCCTGGGCGCCGCCCAGATAGGCATGGCAATTACTGATCCCAGCAAGGTCGCCGCGGCGGCCCCGGTGCAGATCAATGCCGCTACGAATTCCACCGGGACGCCGACCAATGCCGGCTCCGGGAGCTTTACCAACGTCGCTGCGACGACGGCCAGCGGCCTACCCCTGAGCAGCAACGTGACATTTACCTATGATGCCACGGCGAAGGTCTTCAACTATTCAGGCGCTGTGAGTGGGAGTTTCGCCTATGACCCGACGGTCGACAGCGGCAAGACGTTTTCGGCCGGGGGCATTCAGTTCACCGTCACCGGGACTCCGGCCACTGGCGATCAGTTCGTCATGTCCAATAACACCAGCGGGTCCGGTGACAACAGCAACGCGGTGTTGCTGGCGGGCCTGCAGAGTCAGCCGCTCCTCGCATCGGGCACGGCCACCTACTCCGACACCTACGGGCAAGTCGTGGCGAATATCGGCAGCCAGACTCAGCAGGCCAACATTGCCCAGCAGGCGCAGACCGCACTGCTGCAGCAGGCACAACAGGCCCGGGACTCGGTATCCGGGGTGAACCTGGACGAGGAGGCCGCAAACATGATCAAGTTTCAGCAAGCCTATCAAGCGGCTGCGCAGGTCATTTCGGTGTCCAACACCTTGTTTCAGTCCCTCCTCAGCGCGGTGAGGTAA
- a CDS encoding flagellar hook-associated protein 3 has product MRIATIDMFQQGTASILNQQTLLSQTQQQLATGQQLLSPSDNPAAAAQVQSLDVSISQTNQYQTNADAATASLNVENSALTSVVNGLQSARDLAVQGLNGTQSAQARQGIATQVQQILDQVVSVANTQDVNGKYIFAGYSSGSAPVSATGTTYTYTGDSGQRLAQIGPSRQVAVGDSGSAVFMNVPASGGGKQSVFKTLSDLIAGLQANNPSQSSLTNLDNALNNVLTVQTEIGSRLNAISDQKNLNTNFLTQVTTNRSQLADVNVAQASIQLNQQLLALQAAQQSFAKIQGLSLFNYLR; this is encoded by the coding sequence ATGCGTATCGCCACGATCGACATGTTTCAGCAGGGCACCGCGAGCATCCTGAACCAGCAGACCCTGCTGAGCCAGACGCAGCAGCAACTGGCGACCGGGCAGCAGCTGCTCAGTCCGTCGGACAATCCCGCTGCGGCGGCGCAGGTGCAGAGCCTGGATGTGTCGATCAGTCAGACCAATCAGTATCAAACCAATGCCGATGCTGCGACTGCTAGCCTCAATGTAGAAAACAGTGCTCTGACTTCCGTGGTCAATGGTCTGCAGAGCGCCAGGGACTTGGCCGTGCAGGGTCTGAACGGGACGCAGAGCGCGCAGGCACGCCAGGGCATCGCGACCCAGGTGCAGCAGATCCTTGATCAGGTCGTGAGCGTCGCCAATACTCAGGATGTTAATGGGAAGTACATATTCGCCGGGTACAGCAGCGGCAGTGCACCGGTGAGCGCAACGGGTACCACCTACACCTATACGGGAGACAGTGGCCAGCGACTCGCGCAGATCGGGCCGAGCCGGCAGGTCGCGGTGGGTGATTCCGGTTCCGCGGTGTTCATGAATGTCCCCGCGAGTGGGGGTGGGAAGCAGAGCGTCTTCAAGACCTTGTCGGACCTGATTGCGGGCTTGCAGGCCAACAACCCGAGTCAGAGTTCCCTGACGAATCTGGACAACGCGCTCAATAATGTTCTGACTGTGCAGACAGAGATCGGGTCGCGCCTCAATGCAATTTCCGACCAAAAAAATCTAAATACCAATTTCCTCACCCAAGTAACGACAAACCGGTCGCAACTGGCGGATGTGAACGTCGCCCAGGCTTCAATCCAACTCAATCAGCAGCTTCTGGCCTTGCAGGCGGCTCAACAGAGCTTTGCCAAGATCCAGGGCCTGTCCTTGTTTAATTACCTGCGCTGA